From the genome of Homo sapiens chromosome 6 genomic scaffold, GRCh38.p14 alternate locus group ALT_REF_LOCI_3 HSCHR6_MHC_DBB_CTG1:
ACTCATGAAGCAAGAATGATTAACATGGTTCAAGAATTGAACCAAATGTGCCAGGGCACAGAATGATACCCTATTCTGCTCATAAAGCATGGCTGTAAAGAGAAGGGACATTATAAGTAAGTCCTAAGTGTGGAGtgaagacttttctttttctttaaaatggatgAGTCTTAAGattatctctatctatctatctatctatctatctatctatctatctatctatcatctatctatctctaatctatcatctatcaacaGAGCATAGTGAAACAATCTGGTTCATTAAGAGTAATCTCAGTAAATCAACATTATTAGAATTTTTAGACATGGAGTTTGTGttgattttatacacacacatatacagacacacacacacacataaaatgtgCACTattatgaaagagagagagagagcaagtgcATACTGTGGCAAAGATGCCCTTTGCGATAGAGCAAGGTTGAGTATAGGGTTGGTCACTGacttggaaaggaaaaaagagctctttctctgcctttgaaACCCTAGAGTGGGTGGAATTAAATCATGTTAGAGATCATTTCGTTTATATACAGGTAGGAAACTGAGGGGCTTAACATATAATTACCTATGTTTTCTCATTGAAGTTATTGGCAATGCTACCTCCCAGGAAATAGAGGAAAATAGTGAAGAAGAGACACAGGATGCTAACTCTTTAGAGCAGCTACTGGAATGAATTagagtttacctacataacatatttgcacatgtaccactgaaccTAAAAGAGAACtactttcaaaaaaattgagggtttcaacatatgagaGGTAAAAAACGGAAAAGTTTAGAAATGTTTTGTAGGATAAAATTTGCATACAAGTGGTtagtgaagacagaaaaaaatgcttgGGGGAAACAAATGACATTGAAAGAATCATTATACTCTCCACCaaaaaatgtttagttttattataaataaagtatttaatgCAGGTATGACTTGGAAGGATTGAACACAGGTTTTATATGTTCTCGCAGTATCATCCTTAATCCTAAGAGTATCTCCACACGTATATGATTCCCTTCCTTCTTATTTGATAAGTGATGAATTAATCAATACAATTTGGAACTAGtgaaattaaaatgatgaaattttccatttattaatcagatataaaaattattatctatgtcttcaaagaaaataaaaatgaaaataggttGGTGGGAGTTGTTGAGAGGAGAATatggtgtgtgcattcaagttTTTTCTTAcgatttttctcctccttccctctatGGAGAAACCTTAATGGGGAGGCTAAATGATAGAGGTTTTTCTTAGATTACATTAACAATGTGTATTAGAAGTGGTAAGTAACACGATGCTTTTGATTTTCAAGCCAGAGacagtaagttttaaaatataagtgaatTGCTTTCatctattcacattttattttaaattccaaaacTACCATCCAATATTTGGAGCAAGTTAAGCCAGGCATTAAGATTGGCAGCACTGGGGATTAAGCTATATCTTATGGAGGACCAGGAAAACTGTAGGAGCAAGAAAGCTAGAGAAACTTTGAAGAAAGTAACCCCTGTTTTCCTCTGATTCCTACTGCCATGAAGCAGGGGATGTGACCATCAGTGAGGGATTAAGGGCCCTTCCAGCCCTGAGACTGTtccttgtggaaaaaaaaaatttcctaaaaaTTAGTTTCAGTCAGttctcaaaataaattacagCAAAATCAAAAAGATCTTGGTTTAAGTGATTTTTAACCTTTTCCTACAGCTTAGGGAttaataaatgaaacaaactaCAATATCAGATGCAGTTACTTCAAAATCAGATGCATTAACTCATGTAACTTAGCCATTAAGTTTTTGTCTATATAGAACTGAAATCAATTATGTAGATATCCCGTTAAATAAGTATTTACTTAGAACCTATATGTTAGATGCCTTTGGTCAAGGGTGAAGAAATGGACAGAAATGATGAAGGAATAGTCTTTGTGCAGAAGAAACTCAGTGAAAATGATACTGATTGACCTTTCAACAAATGcacagatttaaaaagaaaaaaaagaggcaaaaattaGTTAGCAGAGTGATTCTGATACACAAAATAATTCTATGATGGTGTTGATTCTATAATAATagcacatttaaaatgaaataggaaaagttacatcatttaatcctcctaacaatTGTTACATCtggtatagattttttttttgtttggttggttattttaagaaatgggCTCCCACTATCTAATATATTTCAAGTcctagaaagaaatatatatatatattttttcattcaggAACTCACAATGAGACACAGCACTAGAAAGATATATACTCTACTACCTAGCATTCTGCCTATCACATAGATTTTAGAAaatctctttatttcttcaaatggaTTTGATTGAAAATGTCCAACCCCAAGTTGTCATAAGAATTTTGAGAATTAAACGTTCTTTGACGGTGAACCTTTGTCACTTAGTTGCAAGATCTCCAAAGCTCAGGATTCAATGCCTGATATCAGTGGCATCTGCATTTTACAATTTTGagacatttcatttttcaaaatttctatgaAAAGTTTATTACAATCAAATGTAATCTTTTTAAAGTGTTAAGagcttttcaaaggaaaaaatatgactGTTCTTTGAGCTAACCTCTCTTCTAGATTAGCTTCTGAGCTGTTTCTAGATCTGCCTCTGAGCTGTTTCTAGATCCATTTGCAAGGTGGTATCAATAACTTCATGTTAGCTGGTTAGCAAAAGAAGCTATATAGTGCATCGTTGTAATACTAAGGCATCATATAGAAGATGTAATGAGATTGGTATGCTAGAATCATTTTCATTGACTTTATTGAAGGTAAAGACTTTATCATTTCCATCAATTTCTCCCTCTTTGACAATGCAAACTCTGCTCCAGAAAATGTTTATGACTTGTTGATCACATTCAGGGATTCTATTTCTGAATAATTGCTAAAACGTTTTTGAATTGAATATTAACTAATcgcaatgaaaataaattcatctCATTTCAATACCTCCATGCTGAGGAATTGAGTTACTTGACACACAAATATATTAGATGTCATGCATTTTCTTCCTACTGTCTTTGGCTTCCTAAACAGAGTCACACTTGGTATCTTCAGAGAGACTATGGTCAATTTGACTTCAACGAGTGGATTCCTTCTTATGGGGTTTTCTGATGAGCGTAAGCTTCAGATTTTACATGCATTGGTATTTCTGGTGACATACCTGCTGGCCTTGACAGGCAACCTcctcattatcaccatcattaccGTGGACCGTCGTCTCCATTCCCCcatgtattactttttaaagcacCTCTCTCTTCTGGACCTCTGCTTCATCTCTGTCACAGTCCCCCAGTCCATTGCAAATTCACTTATGGGCAACGGTTACATTTCTCTTGTTCAGTGCATTCTTCAGGTTTTCTTCTTCATAGCTCTGGCCTCATCAGAAGTGGCCATTCTCACAGTGATGTCTTATGACAGGTACGCAGCAATCTGTCAACCACTTCATTATGAGACTATTATGGATCCCCGTGCCTGTAGGCATGCAGTGATAGCTGTGTGGATTGCTGGGGGCCTCTCTGGGCTCATGCATGCTGCCATTAACTTCTCCATACCTCTCTGTGGGAAGAGAGTCATTCACCAATTCTTCTGTGATGTTCCTCAGATGCTGAAACTAGCCTGTTCTTATGAATTCATTAATGAGATTGCACTGGCTGCATTCACAACGTCTGCAGCATTTATCTGTTTGATCTCCATTGTGCTCTCCTACATTCGCATCTTCTCTACAGTGCTGAGAATCCCATCAGCTGAGGGCCGGACCAAGGTCTTCTCCACCTGCCTACCACACCTATTTGTAGCCACCTTCTTTCTTTCAGCTGCAGGCTTTGAGTTTCTCAGACTGCCTTCTGATTCCTCATCGACTGTGGACCTTGTATTCTCCGTATTCTATACTGTGATACCTCCAACACTCAATCCAGTCATTTATAGCTTACGGAATGATTCCATGAAGGCAGCACTGAGGAAGATGCTGTCAAAGGAAGAGCTTCCTCAGAGAAAAATGTGCTTAAAAGCCATGTTTAAACTCTGAAGAACCATACAAATGAAAGGCATTGTTATTATGTTTCAGATTGGAAGAGAGGTGAATCTTATTTCTACCCAGAATGCTCTTCCAAGCTGTCTATTGTATATATTCCTCTCaaatataattctttaaaatttaagatgTTGTGCTCTAATAATATtagctttccttcctccctccaattCAAGTGTTATTTTAAGTCATCTTTGGaaaatttttctgaaatgaaggagaaagacaaTTAGTTTGGAGTCTGGCCTGTATAATTTAAAACTTGTTATTAACAAATAAGGTTGGAGATAGATGAAGCTAACTGGGTTAATATTATGGTGCATATATGGTATTTCCAGTGGGCCTCCTAGTTTTCTATCCATATTAAGTATTCATATTAAGTTCTTTTACTATTATTACAGTGGTGATTTCAACAATTTATTCAGCCCCTAGTAAGTATcaagtgctttatatatatacatttttttgacTCAAGAAAACAACTCTTCTAGCTATAACATATTGTCCCCATTTTGCCAATAGGAACAATAAATTTAGGAAGGATTAGTTAATTTTCctgagatttctcaaataaatggTAGTTAAGCTCTGATTCAAATTAATATTTGTCTGACTCAAACAAtaaggtcatttatgttccttaCTGATGGCAAATGCATTATTACCCAaatgtgagtgtgtatgtttatgtgtgtgtgtgatgtgtataaTCTATAAATATAAGCATATACTACTATAATCTATTAATAAAATTGTCATCACCCTTGTGCATCCCTATTACTGGAGGTATTTATATTAATTCCTTTACTTTTCTGATCTGTACAAGAGTTTGACAAATTGGTTTTACAGAGTTAGGCAGGGGATGCTCCCTAGTTCCATGAAACAGAATATAGATAAACTGCAAATGAAGAGTTCCAACTTATGAATGTGTGAGATAAGGAGGCACAAATCTTGTGAATCTGAATATCTGATTCAATTTTGTGTAATGCTGCAGATTTCTTCAAGAAAGACTCATAATTTACAAGAGTACAAAACTGGACTAGTCCCCTCAGTTTTGAAGTAAATCAAAGTGCATGTTTTAATGACAAAGGGAATAAGCAATTGCTCAGTAATGGGGAATGTTTTTATAGGACTTTTTTGAATTAATGGTTATAATATCTACATATGCATATACCttagtaagtttttttttctttaatctgccacatgagattttttcttttttttatatactttaagctctggggtacatgtgcagaacttgcaggtttgttacgtaggtatatacatgccatggtggtttgctgcacccatcaacctgtcaactacgttaggtatttctcctaatgctatccctcccttaccccctcacccccaaacaggccccagtgtgtgatgttcccctacctgtgtccatgtgttctcattgttcagctcctacttatgagtgagaacatgcaatgtttagTTTtatgttcttgtgttagtttgctgagaatgatggtttccagcttcatccatgtccctgcaaaggacatgaaatcatcttttttatggctgcatagtattccatagtattccatgggtgtatatgtgccaccttttctttatccagtgtattattgatgggcatttgggttggtttcaagtctttgctattgtgaacagtgccacaataaacatacgtgtgcatgtgtctttatagtagaatgatttataatcctttgggtatataccctgtaaagggattcctgggtcaaatggtatttttggttctagatccttgaggaatcgccacactgtttccacaatggttgaactagtttacagtcccaccaacagtgtaaaagtgttcctgtttctccacgtcctctctagcatctgttgtttcctgcctttttaatgatagccattctaactggcatgagatggtatctcattatggttttgattcacatttctctgataaccagtgatgatgagctttttttcatatgtttgttggccacataaatgtcttattttaaaaagtgtctgtcaGGCCGgggcattggctcatgcctgtaatcccagcattttaggggGCCgcagcaggcagatcacgaggtcaggagattgagaccatcctggctaacatggtgaaactccatctcaactaaaaatacaaacacttagctgggcgtggtgccatgaacctgtaatcccggctactcaggaggctgaggcaggagaatcgcttgaacctggagaatcccaaaagtgtctgttcacatccttcgcccacattttgatggggttgtttgtttttttcttgtaaatttgtttaaattctttgtagattctggatattagc
Proteins encoded in this window:
- the OR14J1 gene encoding olfactory receptor 14J1 (The RefSeq protein has 1 substitution compared to this genomic sequence), which translates into the protein MVNLTSMSGFLLMGFSDERKLQILHALVFLVTYLLALTGNLLIITIITVDRRLHSPMYYFLKHLSLLDLCFISVTVPQSIANSLMGNGYISLVQCILQVFFFIALASSEVAILTVMSYDRYAAICQPLHYETIMDPRACRHAVIAVWIAGGLSGLMHAAINFSIPLCGKRVIHQFFCDVPQMLKLACSYEFINEIALAAFTTSAAFICLISIVLSYIRIFSTVLRIPSAEGRTKVFSTCLPHLFVATFFLSAAGFEFLRLPSDSSSTVDLVFSVFYTVIPPTLNPVIYSLRNDSMKAALRKMLSKEELPQRKMCLKAMFKL